The genome window GGCGGACCATCTCGGCCACCACCTCGACACCCGGCCGCAGCGTGGCATTCGTGAAGCCGAGCAGCGCCGCGCCGGTTCCGCCTGCGGCGCCCGCCCCGGGCTGGTCCGCCACTGCCCGCCCGGTCACCGTCTCGATGGCCGCGCCGTAGATGCCGAGCGCCGCATCGAGGTCCGCCACAGCGTCCGCGTCGGCTCCCTTTTGTGGCCCGTACGTCGCGGCCGCTCCCGCCGGACCGGTCAGCGGGTTGGTGACGTCGGAGGCGACCACCACCTCGACCCGAGCCAGGCGCGGATCGAGTCCCGATGGGTCGATCACGATCAGCTCGGCCAGCGCCGCGCCGCCGGGCTTGAGGTCCGCTCCGCCCATGTCCAGGAACCGTGCGCCCACCGCGGCCAGCATTCCGCTCCCCCCGTCGGTGGTGGCAGACCCGCCGAGCCCCAGGATCACCTGCTTCACCCCGGCGTCGAGCGCGCTGCGCAGCAGCTCCCCGGTGCCACGGGTGCTCGCCATGCGGGCCGAGGCCGGCGTCCGCTCCTCCGTCGTCAGCTGCGCGAGGCCGGATGCGGCCGCCATCTCGACGAATGCGACGCGGCCGTCGTCGAGGAGGAGATAGTCGGCAGAGATCGGGCGGCCCAGCGCGTCGTGAGCGGCGACTGAGTTGCGGACCGCCCGCTCGCCGAGCGCCATCGCGACCGCCGCCAACGTCCCCTCGCCACCATCGGCCATCGGCGCCTGGACCACCTCGTCGACCGGTCGCGCCCGCAGCCAGCCGGCGGTGATTGCGCGGGCCACCGCGACCGAGTCGAGGGCACCACCGAAGGAGTCGGGAGCCACCAGGATGCGCAGCGGCGCGCCCATCAGCGCTTCAGCGAGCGACGCCGCTCCTGGTAGGCGGCCACGCTGCGCATCGGTGGACGAACCGCGTCGGCGACCTCGCGGACCTCGAGGTTGAATCGGTCCTTCTCCTGCCCGATCACCTTCATGCCGCGACCGACCTCGGTCAGCAGCTCGATCCGATGCCGCTCCTCGAGCTTGCTGATGGCGGCCTGCAGGATGGTGAAGCTCATCTGCGACAGGTTGGCGAGCGGCTGGTTGCGATGGATCCGTCGCTCGAGGTCGACCTGCCCGATGGAGGACAGCCCGGCCGTCTCGGCGATGTCGATCAGGAGGCCGATCTCGACTCCATAGCCGGTGAAGAACGGTACCGACTCGAGGATGGCGCGACGACCCGCGTATTCCCCCGAGAGCGGCTGGATGAATCCCGACAGCTCCGGAAAGAAGAGGTTGATCAGCGGCCGTGCCATCAGCTCGGTCACCCGTCCGCCACCCTCGGCGAAGAGGGTCAGGCCCTGGCGGATCGGGCGCCGGTAGAAGCCCTTCACGTACTGGATCCGCGGCTCGCGCAGCAGCGGACCGAGCAGCCCGTGCACGAAGCGCGGCTGGATATTGCGGATGTCGGTGTCGATCCAGGCCACGATGTCCCCGTCGAGCACGTGGAGGCTCTTCCACAGCGCCTCGCCCTTCCCGACGTAGGTGCCCATCTCCGGCAGGATCCGCGAGTGCCGCACCACCGGGACCCCGAGGTCCGCCGCGATCTCGCGGGTCCGGTCGCTGCTGTCGCTGTCGATCAGGACCAGCTGATCGAGAAGCGGGACGCGATCCATCAGCGCTGCCTTGATGCGCTTGATGACGAGCCCGATCGTCTTCTCCTCGTTGAGGGCCGGGAGCCCGAGGCTGATGGTGACGCCCTGCTTCTCCTTGAGCTCAACCAGCTTCGCCACGTCGCGGAACTCGGAGGCATGAAAGGTGTTCTCCGCGAACCAGCGGTCCACAACGGTGGGCAGTGCCCGACCGTCCTCGACGAACGCGTCGGCCGCCGCCAGCGTCCCCTCGGCGGCACGCAGCTCGTCGAAGAGCGAGACCGCCAGCTCCTGCTTGGTCTTGACCACCATCACGGTCGGCTTGGCGCGGGAGGCGACCGCCTCGGCGACTACTCCGAACAGGAAGCGACCATCGGGGGTCATGGTCGAGGGATTGGCCGATGCGCCCATCACCACC of Chloroflexota bacterium contains these proteins:
- a CDS encoding glucosyl-3-phosphoglycerate synthase, whose amino-acid sequence is MASRRRQPYRILLPLANPRTARDLVRIGAGVGQGRRTEITALGIVEVPEGVSLSEGATHARTARRLLQRVLDFGDEEEVELRTMVRIGRRAADGVIEAVGEESADLVIFGWGGPPSPAAARRSTATRGRPAESAVFSPTIDAVVRESPSDIAVVKQRGLDNVSSILVPVRGGPHAELAMRLARDLGKRFGAQVVVMHVVPKGIGERALAREQVALDRFVAEHRGGRKVIGILREAASVRAAILRESSNHQLVVMGASANPSTMTPDGRFLFGVVAEAVASRAKPTVMVVKTKQELAVSLFDELRAAEGTLAAADAFVEDGRALPTVVDRWFAENTFHASEFRDVAKLVELKEKQGVTISLGLPALNEEKTIGLVIKRIKAALMDRVPLLDQLVLIDSDSSDRTREIAADLGVPVVRHSRILPEMGTYVGKGEALWKSLHVLDGDIVAWIDTDIRNIQPRFVHGLLGPLLREPRIQYVKGFYRRPIRQGLTLFAEGGGRVTELMARPLINLFFPELSGFIQPLSGEYAGRRAILESVPFFTGYGVEIGLLIDIAETAGLSSIGQVDLERRIHRNQPLANLSQMSFTILQAAISKLEERHRIELLTEVGRGMKVIGQEKDRFNLEVREVADAVRPPMRSVAAYQERRRSLKR
- a CDS encoding glycerate kinase; translation: MGAPLRILVAPDSFGGALDSVAVARAITAGWLRARPVDEVVQAPMADGGEGTLAAVAMALGERAVRNSVAAHDALGRPISADYLLLDDGRVAFVEMAAASGLAQLTTEERTPASARMASTRGTGELLRSALDAGVKQVILGLGGSATTDGGSGMLAAVGARFLDMGGADLKPGGAALAELIVIDPSGLDPRLARVEVVVASDVTNPLTGPAGAAATYGPQKGADADAVADLDAALGIYGAAIETVTGRAVADQPGAGAAGGTGAALLGFTNATLRPGVEVVAEMVRLAAALEDADLVITGEGRADEQTLAGKAAMGVALLAGKQGIPVALLCGTLGPGSEALEGSGLFGLIQPVGDRPMTLEEAMADTDRLLTNAAERLARSVGIGLALARP